The following nucleotide sequence is from Kiritimatiella glycovorans.
GGGGGCCCCTGTCCGCCCGACGGGACACACCGCTACTTTTTCCGGCTGTTCGCGCTGGATACGGAACTCGGCCTCGAACCCGGCGCGAGCAGGGATGAACTGCTCGAGGCCATCGAAGGCCATGTGATTGCGAAAGCCGAGCTGATGGGCCGGTACAAAAGGCAATAGGGCGGGAGCAAACCGGCCGGGCCGGCTCCGGAGTCTCTCTGATTCCGCGTGTGTTACAGGTCAGACACGGTGTGCTGGTGCATAACCCGGGTCAGGACGGTTCCCTTGCCGCAGCTGCCTGACTGAGCCGTTTATGGATCCGAAACGCCATTCCTGGGACCTGACTCCGGCCGGGGCCCGCGCCGTTCAGGAGGCGCTGGCGCCCGAGGTTGTGACCGAAAACCGTTTCGGCTCCGTGCGCCACGTGGCCGGGGTTGACGTCGGTTTTCCGGAAGGACGCACTCGCGCCGCCATCGCCGTGCTCCGCTATCCCGACCTTGAACCGGTTGATTCCGCCCAGGTCACCCTCGACACCTCCTTCCCGTATGTTCCCGGCCTGCTTTCCTTCCGTGAGCTTCCGGCGGTCGAGCGTGCGTTGGAGAAGCTCCGGGAGAAGCCGGACCTGATCCTGTGCGACGGACAGGGGCGTGCCCACCCCCGGCGCATGGGCATCGCGTGTCATCTGGGCGTCCGTACCGGCTATGCTACCATCGGGGTTGCAAAGAGCCGCCTGTGCGGCACCTTTGAAGCTCCCGGGCGGGAACGCGGTTGCCGAGCGCCGCTCTATGACGGAAGGGAACGGATTGGGACGGTGCTCCGGACTCGAACCGGCGTGAAGCCGCTGTTTATCTCCGCAGGGCATCGCATCGACCTCGAGACCGCGGTCGACTTCGTGCTGCGCTGCACCCCTCGCTATCGCCTTCCGGAAACCACCCGTGCCGCTCACCGCCTTGCCTCGGGACTGCAGTCCGTATAGTACGCGGCACGGGAACCCGGTTCACCGCTGCTCCCGTGCCCCCCGCACCGCTTTTCCGTACAGGCGGCGGATGGCGATCATCCATACCGCGGTGCCGATTGCGGCGGCCAGCAGGAATACCTCAAGAGCGAGCCGCACCGGATCGTCCGCGGGGATCCGCTCGCTCACCACGGCGAACACCGCGGCGAGCGGGACCGCCGGCGCCTCGATGCGCAGCTTCTCCCGGATATAATCACGCAACTCAGTGTTCGGCCAATGCTTCAGCAGAATGAGGTATTTCATCACGGCTATGGCGAACACGCCCCCCCAGAACGCGCACCACAGAGAGGTGTTACCCACGGAGAGTACGGCCCCATAGAGGAAAACCGCTCCCATGGCGTCCATGGCATTGTGCGTGTCGTCCTTCGCATCGAGAAATCGCAGAAGAACGTATACCCCGAGTACAAGATGAGCCAGAAGGATCCACGTCGCGGCATACAAAGCCAGTGTGCCCGCACGGTCCACTTCCGCCCACGCCGGTATCATCAGGGCGGCCGCCAGCGCCACCCCCGCACCCCGGAACGCCCAGCCGCCGGCACGATGTGTGATGGGCGTCTTCACCGTTTCAGGGTCATCGCTAGAAGCTCCAGTTCACCAGAACCATGCCCGGAGCCAGCTCTTCGGGGAGATTCCCGAACCAGGTCTCGTTTTCAG
It contains:
- the nfi gene encoding deoxyribonuclease V (cleaves DNA at apurinic or apyrimidinic sites); this translates as MDPKRHSWDLTPAGARAVQEALAPEVVTENRFGSVRHVAGVDVGFPEGRTRAAIAVLRYPDLEPVDSAQVTLDTSFPYVPGLLSFRELPAVERALEKLREKPDLILCDGQGRAHPRRMGIACHLGVRTGYATIGVAKSRLCGTFEAPGRERGCRAPLYDGRERIGTVLRTRTGVKPLFISAGHRIDLETAVDFVLRCTPRYRLPETTRAAHRLASGLQSV